In Rhodoferax koreense, a genomic segment contains:
- a CDS encoding ABC transporter permease has translation MAISSSETLALPPLQARRGLQAPPWLPGMWLMAPTVLFLLVCFLYPVLHVMTLSVTAQTVDGANVDGWTLANYTRLFSVDLYLRILLRTLRIAALACVCCVVLAYPLALGIARGTPLMARLVTVAVVAPLLVNVVVRAYGWSAILSRNGALNQVIKGLGIADNPGQLLYTEWAVLIACVHVYLPFMVMPLAQAISRIDRSVEEAARIAGATRLQTFWRVVFPLSLPGLSVGVSLVFSLSAAAYVMPQILGGNFSPLLGTLIEQQIVSLSDWPFAAAIACLLIVVVLASNIVFLRFFNRRFARWTAGAR, from the coding sequence ATGGCAATCTCTTCCTCCGAAACGCTGGCGTTGCCGCCCTTGCAGGCGCGCCGCGGCCTGCAGGCGCCGCCCTGGCTGCCGGGCATGTGGCTGATGGCGCCCACCGTACTGTTCCTGCTGGTGTGTTTCCTCTACCCGGTGCTGCATGTCATGACGCTCAGCGTCACCGCGCAGACGGTGGACGGCGCCAACGTGGACGGCTGGACACTCGCCAACTACACGCGGCTGTTCTCGGTCGACCTGTACCTGCGCATCCTGCTGCGCACGCTACGCATCGCCGCCCTGGCCTGTGTCTGCTGTGTGGTGCTGGCCTATCCGCTGGCGCTGGGCATCGCGCGCGGCACGCCGCTGATGGCGCGGCTGGTGACGGTGGCGGTGGTGGCGCCGCTGCTGGTCAACGTGGTGGTTCGGGCCTACGGCTGGTCGGCCATCCTGAGCCGCAACGGCGCGCTCAACCAGGTCATCAAGGGTCTTGGCATCGCCGACAACCCCGGCCAGTTGCTCTACACCGAATGGGCGGTGCTGATCGCCTGCGTGCACGTCTACCTGCCGTTCATGGTGATGCCGCTGGCCCAGGCCATCAGCCGCATCGACCGCTCGGTGGAAGAGGCGGCGCGCATCGCCGGCGCCACGCGGCTGCAGACTTTCTGGCGCGTGGTGTTCCCGTTGAGCCTGCCCGGGCTGTCGGTCGGCGTGTCGCTGGTGTTCTCGCTGAGCGCCGCCGCCTATGTGATGCCGCAGATCCTCGGCGGCAATTTTTCGCCGCTGCTGGGCACGCTGATCGAGCAGCAGATCGTCTCGCTCAGCGACTGGCCCTTCGCCGCGGCCATCGCCTGCCTGCTCATCGTGGTGGTGCTGGCTTCCAACATCGTCTTTCTTCGATTCTTCAACCGGCGTTTCGCACGCTGGACGGCAGGTGCACGATGA
- a CDS encoding LysR family transcriptional regulator: protein MRGSLLPVVLRYVDQVARSGSIQKAARELHVAASAINRQILELEAELGVPLFERMPRGMRLTPSGDTIVTLAHRWRDDERRAAADIRQMQGIHQGHVRVMAMDSHVSTILPRLVETVAVDHPRISLSIDTGSTDDAVAALLDGTIQLAAVFNLTPQRQLHTLWTAELPFGCIVAPSHPLARATTTSLQEASNHAIALQSKTLPIRRYLESRYSWLFTGTQNRVETNSLQLVKSLAKSGRYLAFTSELDAAPEIIDGSLRFLPVRDKGAEPQTVSIAIDASKPLPAIVKIVAGVLTAHIEHYLTAVRACRPVEAAPDSAQ from the coding sequence ATGCGTGGTTCTCTCCTTCCTGTCGTGTTGCGTTATGTCGATCAGGTCGCACGTTCCGGCTCGATCCAGAAGGCCGCGCGCGAGCTGCACGTGGCCGCCTCGGCCATCAACCGGCAGATCCTGGAACTGGAGGCCGAGCTCGGCGTGCCGCTGTTCGAGCGCATGCCGCGCGGCATGCGGCTCACGCCGTCGGGCGACACCATCGTCACGCTGGCCCACCGCTGGCGCGACGACGAACGCCGCGCCGCCGCCGACATCCGCCAGATGCAGGGCATCCACCAGGGCCATGTGCGCGTGATGGCCATGGACAGCCATGTGAGCACCATCCTGCCGCGGTTGGTGGAAACGGTGGCGGTGGACCATCCACGCATCTCGCTGTCCATCGACACCGGTAGCACCGACGACGCCGTAGCGGCGTTGCTCGATGGCACGATCCAACTCGCCGCCGTGTTCAACCTCACGCCGCAGCGCCAGTTGCACACGCTGTGGACCGCCGAGCTGCCCTTCGGCTGCATCGTCGCGCCGAGCCATCCGCTGGCGCGGGCCACGACCACCAGCCTGCAGGAAGCGAGCAACCACGCCATCGCGCTGCAGAGCAAGACGCTGCCGATCCGGCGCTACCTGGAGTCGCGCTACAGCTGGCTGTTCACCGGCACGCAGAACCGCGTGGAGACGAACTCATTGCAGCTGGTGAAGAGCCTGGCCAAGAGCGGGCGCTACCTGGCCTTCACCTCGGAACTCGACGCCGCGCCGGAGATCATCGATGGCTCGCTGCGTTTCCTGCCCGTGCGCGACAAGGGCGCCGAGCCGCAGACGGTGAGCATCGCCATCGACGCGAGCAAGCCGCTGCCGGCCATCGTGAAGATCGTGGCCGGCGTGCTCACGGCGCACATCGAGCACTACCTCACGGCCGTGCGCGCCTGCCGGCCGGTGGAAGCGGCGCCGGATTCAGCGCAGTGA